The following proteins are co-located in the Halarcobacter sp. genome:
- a CDS encoding Fic family protein: MFITPIIPETNEIKIDNSLLKKAETVVIESAKLTGGHNIHFISALKELLRITNSYYSNRIESEGTHPIDIERAMKKDFSSDAKEKNLQQLSLIHIEVQKYLEKKALDDSEDKLFSKNTILDIHEKFYSKDEMKHTLDIKHGNLSVSMVPGELRDGAVKIGLHIPPSDDELNSCFNEFETLYNQCIPSTKTIKLINVLCSHHRLVYIHPFFDGNGRISRLYLDYLFQRINLDGYGLWNLSRGLARNIDGYQNALSKADEPYRGGYNDGRGNLSLKGLVYFLEFMLDIALDQISYMSSVIRIDQISSRISNYVKFAEQNMYFNIKPLPKHSNIIFQTLLVQGEIPRNSVKDILGVSKPTAIKIVKELEERGYVQSSEPSSPIRIRLNSHFAAEIIPELFPKA; encoded by the coding sequence ATGTTTATTACTCCTATAATTCCAGAAACAAATGAAATAAAAATAGATAATAGCCTTTTGAAAAAAGCTGAAACAGTTGTGATTGAAAGTGCAAAATTAACAGGTGGACACAATATTCATTTTATTAGTGCTTTAAAAGAGTTACTTAGAATTACAAATAGTTATTACTCAAACAGAATTGAATCTGAAGGTACCCACCCTATAGATATTGAAAGAGCCATGAAAAAAGATTTTTCAAGTGACGCTAAAGAAAAAAATTTACAACAGTTGTCTTTAATTCATATTGAAGTACAGAAATATCTTGAAAAAAAAGCTTTAGATGATAGTGAAGATAAACTATTTTCAAAAAATACTATTCTTGATATCCATGAAAAATTCTATTCAAAAGATGAAATGAAACATACTCTTGATATAAAACATGGAAACTTATCAGTTTCAATGGTACCAGGAGAGCTTAGAGATGGAGCTGTTAAAATAGGGTTACATATCCCACCTTCAGATGACGAATTAAACTCTTGTTTTAATGAATTTGAAACTTTATATAATCAATGTATACCAAGTACTAAAACAATAAAATTAATTAATGTTTTATGTTCACATCATAGATTAGTTTATATTCACCCTTTTTTTGATGGCAATGGAAGAATTTCTAGATTATATTTAGACTACCTATTTCAAAGAATAAATTTAGATGGTTATGGACTATGGAATTTATCAAGAGGATTAGCAAGAAATATAGATGGATACCAAAATGCATTATCAAAAGCTGATGAACCTTATAGAGGTGGATATAATGATGGCAGAGGAAATTTATCATTAAAAGGTCTTGTCTATTTTTTAGAGTTTATGTTAGATATTGCATTAGATCAAATTAGTTATATGTCAAGTGTGATTAGAATTGACCAAATTTCATCAAGAATATCAAATTATGTAAAGTTTGCAGAGCAGAATATGTATTTTAATATAAAACCTCTACCCAAACATTCAAATATAATATTCCAAACCCTTCTCGTTCAAGGAGAAATACCTAGAAATAGTGTTAAAGATATATTGGGAGTTAGTAAGCCAACGGCAATAAAAATAGTAAAAGAATTAGAAGAAAGAGGATATGTGCAATCTAGTGAACCTTCAAGCCCTATTAGGATTAGGTTAAACTCACATTTTGCAGCAGAGATTATCCCTGAATTATTCCCTAAAGCTTAA
- a CDS encoding site-specific integrase: protein MAEKIKRIKESITEIEFKKLMSYIRGDESIRKNTRDNLLRTFIFLYFSGLRLNEVQELKIKDVKNLLDEGMIKVYVSKTSSERKIYLSTSFKKEIEKVFDFTSEDDENRVIYKSVNKKDKINNIVFIQQVNSKMKEILGSGFTSHSFRQGLITEMGSKSINVKIISNFIGHKNVSTTLGYIRPTDEQIRDALVR, encoded by the coding sequence ATGGCTGAGAAAATCAAAAGAATAAAAGAGAGTATTACAGAGATTGAGTTTAAAAAGTTAATGTCATATATTAGAGGTGATGAATCTATTAGAAAAAATACAAGAGACAATTTACTTAGAACATTTATTTTTTTATATTTTTCTGGTTTGAGATTAAATGAGGTTCAGGAATTAAAAATAAAAGATGTAAAAAATTTGCTTGATGAAGGAATGATAAAAGTTTATGTGTCTAAAACTTCTAGTGAGAGAAAAATATATTTATCAACTTCATTTAAAAAAGAAATTGAGAAGGTATTTGATTTTACCAGTGAAGATGATGAAAATAGAGTTATCTATAAAAGTGTGAATAAAAAAGACAAGATAAATAATATTGTTTTTATACAACAGGTCAATTCCAAAATGAAAGAGATACTTGGATCTGGATTTACTTCACATTCATTTAGACAAGGATTAATTACAGAAATGGGAAGTAAATCTATTAATGTGAAGATTATTTCTAATTTTATTGGTCATAAGAATGTTAGTACAACACTAGGTTATATTAGACCTACTGATGAGCAGATTAGGGATGCTTTGGTTAGATAG
- a CDS encoding DNA cytosine methyltransferase, translating to MKSAVDIFSGAGGLSIGAEMAGIKTILAVEFDKHAADSFKKNHKKATVLNQDIRTVNPLEHTKKFPFILMGGPPCQGFSIANTKTRNLDNPNNWMFKEYYRFLKELEPEWFLFENVEGFKSFDKGKFALNIEEEFKKLGYETSSSVLTASDFGVPQKRNRFFIVGNKNGIKFDFSSLKKKSIVTVGEALSDLPKGLQNGEHREICSYTKNADSLYLKTMREKAKAPTQNLISRNKDYVIERYKYIRPGKNWQDIPSHLMQNYSNTKNMHSGIYKRLDSSQPSVVIANYRKSMLIHPEEDRGLSLREAARLQSFPDHVIFEGPLSYKQQQIGNAVPPLLGKTIFDKIIAYSSIKLNS from the coding sequence ATGAAGAGTGCAGTAGATATTTTTAGTGGAGCAGGCGGATTGAGTATTGGTGCAGAAATGGCCGGTATTAAAACAATTCTTGCTGTAGAATTTGATAAACATGCTGCAGATTCATTTAAAAAAAATCATAAAAAAGCTACGGTTTTAAATCAAGATATAAGAACTGTAAATCCTCTAGAACATACTAAGAAGTTTCCATTTATACTTATGGGTGGTCCTCCTTGTCAAGGTTTTTCTATTGCTAATACAAAAACAAGAAATTTGGATAATCCAAATAACTGGATGTTTAAAGAATATTATAGATTCTTAAAAGAATTGGAACCAGAATGGTTTCTATTTGAAAATGTTGAAGGGTTTAAATCTTTTGATAAAGGAAAATTTGCTCTAAATATAGAGGAAGAATTTAAAAAATTAGGTTATGAAACAAGTTCATCTGTATTAACTGCCTCAGATTTTGGAGTTCCACAAAAAAGAAATAGGTTTTTTATCGTAGGCAATAAGAATGGTATTAAATTTGATTTTAGTTCACTAAAAAAGAAATCTATTGTTACAGTAGGTGAAGCACTATCTGATTTACCAAAAGGGCTTCAAAATGGAGAACATAGAGAAATATGTTCTTATACAAAAAATGCAGATAGTTTATATTTAAAAACTATGAGAGAAAAAGCTAAAGCACCAACTCAAAATCTAATAAGTAGAAATAAAGACTATGTTATAGAAAGATATAAATATATTAGACCAGGTAAAAACTGGCAAGATATTCCCTCTCATCTTATGCAAAATTATTCAAATACCAAAAATATGCATAGTGGTATTTATAAAAGACTCGATTCATCTCAACCTTCAGTTGTAATAGCTAACTATAGAAAGAGCATGCTTATTCATCCTGAAGAAGATAGGGGTCTTTCCTTAAGAGAAGCTGCTAGATTACAAAGTTTTCCTGATCATGTGATTTTTGAGGGACCACTAAGTTATAAACAGCAGCAAATTGGAAATGCAGTTCCCCCTCTATTAGGGAAAACTATATTTGATAAAATTATTGCTTATTCATCGATAAAACTTAATTCGTAG
- a CDS encoding HNH endonuclease signature motif containing protein — protein sequence MKKNTKNLWTIEELDESVKAYVDMRNKYLNDENFIKKKYYEELVEKFGRTIKSFEYRMQNISYVYTLMGRDYIPGLKPASGVSPGQIDTIQKLITKYENFISRENLIFNSEIYKYENINEDTIPEGNKIPKRENVEVTNFKRDPKVVAWILKNSKGICECCKKAAPFEKEDDSYFLEVHHLKLLSDGGSDTIDNAIAVCPNCHRELHYGKNRKNLINEIYKNIERLMR from the coding sequence ATGAAAAAGAATACTAAAAATCTATGGACAATTGAAGAATTAGATGAGTCTGTAAAAGCCTATGTTGATATGAGAAATAAGTACTTGAATGATGAAAATTTTATTAAAAAAAAATATTATGAGGAATTAGTAGAAAAATTTGGTAGAACAATAAAATCATTTGAATATAGGATGCAAAATATATCATATGTTTATACTTTAATGGGAAGAGATTATATACCTGGATTAAAGCCAGCAAGTGGAGTTAGTCCAGGACAAATTGATACAATTCAGAAATTAATTACTAAATATGAAAATTTTATAAGTAGAGAAAATTTAATTTTTAATTCTGAAATCTATAAGTATGAAAATATTAATGAAGATACTATACCTGAAGGTAATAAAATCCCTAAAAGAGAAAATGTTGAAGTAACCAATTTTAAAAGAGATCCCAAAGTTGTTGCTTGGATATTGAAGAATTCTAAAGGAATTTGTGAATGTTGTAAAAAAGCTGCTCCTTTTGAAAAAGAAGATGATTCTTATTTTTTAGAGGTACATCATTTAAAACTATTGTCTGATGGAGGAAGTGATACAATAGATAATGCAATTGCAGTATGTCCTAATTGCCATCGAGAATTACATTATGGTAAAAATAGAAAAAATTTAATAAATGAAATTTATAAAAATATAGAAAGATTAATGAGGTAA
- a CDS encoding AIPR family protein, which produces MSSQIELFRENYLQDIFNSSEVNNDFYENVFTEKYAKELQEIGEIDEEIEISYWYETGIKVNGYSYDEDEQILNLFVTVFSQDISEKSLTKTEINQAFNRLEKFYKNSSDKSYYSKLEESTPVYDISYIIHKNKRNFSKIRFYLLSNKIISEKAETPPSVVLDEIEYSYRIWDISRLFRMNSSKQQREDILIDFDEISETPIYCLPAHLNTSNYESYLLVLPGTILSKLYADHGSKLLEQNVRTFLQAQGKVNKGIRNTILKKPDKFFAYNNGLTTIAEEIITEQTKGGLKIKKLKNLQIVNGGQTSASIYRALIKDKAKDQLSKLFVQVKLTIAPFDLVDDESEDTKFVQKISEYANTQNKVNAADFFSNHPFHVRMEEFSRRVYAKDATGGHRETKWFYERARGQYKDEQAFKTPAEVQKFLKEYPKKQLITKTDFSKYENVWEGIPDVVAKGAQYSFVEYAKEIGKKWEKGEAEYNEFYYKSAIAKAIIFKATEDIISNSPWYDGGFRAQTVAYSISYLDHIIKQKNKYFDFMNVWDKQKISFATQDLLKVITKTVYEDLTNPPTGVANVSQWAKKPGCWQSVQKIQIEIPSEFMNELLDKEEFSEDKKIAKKQQKQDNGIEAQKKVFDLIKNKKWQEIKSFAIDNNELTAYEIGLIDKAIIMHNDITNKEKVSIDLMNAVYRLEDIGLEI; this is translated from the coding sequence ATGTCTAGCCAAATTGAACTTTTTAGAGAAAATTATCTACAAGATATCTTTAACTCTTCTGAAGTTAATAATGACTTTTATGAAAATGTTTTTACAGAAAAATATGCTAAAGAGTTACAAGAAATTGGAGAGATTGATGAAGAGATTGAAATATCATATTGGTATGAAACAGGAATAAAGGTTAATGGATATTCGTATGATGAAGATGAACAAATATTAAATTTATTTGTAACAGTTTTTAGTCAAGATATCTCTGAAAAAAGTCTTACAAAGACAGAAATTAATCAGGCTTTTAATAGATTGGAAAAATTTTATAAAAATTCTTCAGATAAATCTTACTATTCAAAACTTGAAGAATCAACACCAGTATATGATATCTCTTATATAATTCATAAAAATAAAAGAAACTTTTCAAAAATTCGTTTTTATCTTCTAAGTAATAAGATTATAAGTGAAAAAGCAGAAACACCTCCAAGTGTTGTTCTTGATGAAATAGAATATTCATATAGAATATGGGATATAAGCAGATTATTTAGAATGAATTCTTCAAAGCAGCAAAGAGAAGACATTTTAATAGATTTTGATGAGATATCTGAAACACCAATTTATTGTTTACCAGCACATTTAAATACATCTAATTATGAGTCTTATTTATTAGTTTTACCTGGAACAATATTATCAAAACTATATGCGGATCATGGATCTAAACTTTTAGAGCAAAATGTTAGGACTTTTTTACAAGCACAAGGAAAAGTAAATAAAGGAATTAGAAATACAATACTAAAAAAGCCTGATAAGTTTTTTGCTTATAACAATGGTTTAACAACTATTGCAGAAGAAATTATTACTGAGCAAACTAAAGGTGGCCTAAAAATAAAGAAATTAAAAAATTTACAAATAGTAAATGGGGGACAAACATCAGCATCTATTTATAGAGCACTAATAAAAGATAAGGCTAAAGATCAATTATCTAAATTATTTGTACAAGTTAAACTTACAATTGCTCCATTTGATTTGGTTGATGATGAAAGCGAAGATACTAAATTTGTACAAAAAATTTCTGAATATGCTAATACTCAAAATAAAGTAAATGCAGCAGATTTCTTCTCAAATCATCCATTTCATGTTCGTATGGAAGAGTTTTCTAGAAGAGTTTATGCAAAAGATGCAACTGGAGGGCATCGAGAAACAAAATGGTTTTATGAACGAGCTAGAGGACAATATAAAGATGAGCAAGCATTTAAAACACCTGCAGAGGTTCAAAAGTTTTTAAAAGAGTATCCCAAGAAACAACTTATTACTAAAACAGATTTTTCTAAATATGAAAATGTTTGGGAAGGTATACCAGATGTTGTTGCTAAAGGAGCTCAATATAGTTTTGTAGAATATGCAAAAGAGATTGGTAAGAAATGGGAAAAAGGTGAAGCCGAATACAATGAATTTTACTATAAATCAGCTATTGCGAAAGCTATAATATTTAAAGCTACTGAAGATATCATTTCAAATTCACCTTGGTATGATGGTGGATTTAGAGCTCAAACGGTAGCATATTCTATTTCATATTTAGATCATATTATAAAACAAAAAAATAAATATTTTGATTTTATGAATGTTTGGGATAAACAAAAAATTAGTTTCGCTACACAAGACTTATTAAAAGTTATAACAAAAACTGTATATGAAGATCTTACTAATCCACCAACTGGAGTGGCAAATGTTTCTCAATGGGCAAAGAAACCTGGATGTTGGCAAAGTGTACAAAAAATACAAATTGAAATACCCTCTGAGTTTATGAATGAACTTTTAGATAAAGAAGAATTTTCTGAAGATAAAAAGATTGCTAAGAAACAACAAAAGCAAGACAATGGAATAGAAGCTCAAAAGAAAGTATTTGATCTTATTAAAAATAAAAAGTGGCAAGAAATTAAGAGTTTTGCAATTGATAATAATGAATTAACAGCATATGAAATAGGATTAATTGATAAAGCAATTATAATGCACAATGATATTACAAATAAAGAAAAAGTATCTATTGACTTAATGAACGCAGTTTATAGATTAGAAGATATAGGTTTAGAAATTTAG
- a CDS encoding PD-(D/E)XK motif protein has protein sequence MMKNNPWKELTQDINFKRCDPLNKFDFFWGLNQNKEYLFLLEHKNFEDWPNKKLSFNEIEIEQYQLQSGFRILLTLKMLNDWDIFYTLCDDILSLSKEIDDEKVLLTAMHNRLQRWQKMFRKTGKKLLTEQEQQGLMGELFFLKEYLFNHYSSPLALSFWRGPIGDKQDFGIGNTSIEVKTKLGTTSSEVHISSIEQLNFQTKSAYLFVLTLNKSEENSYSLSSLINSIKELIEDYESIELFESLLLEMGYIELPEYNERFYAFIKNMFYEVDDNFPRLTFSNTPSGISSIKYTIDLNTCSKNILEEEKVKERIFNV, from the coding sequence ATGATGAAGAATAATCCTTGGAAAGAATTAACTCAAGATATTAACTTTAAAAGATGTGATCCTCTAAATAAGTTTGATTTTTTTTGGGGACTAAATCAAAATAAAGAATATTTGTTTTTATTAGAACATAAAAATTTTGAAGATTGGCCAAATAAGAAATTGTCATTTAATGAAATTGAGATTGAACAGTACCAATTACAATCAGGTTTTAGAATTTTATTAACTCTTAAAATGTTAAATGATTGGGATATTTTTTATACTTTGTGTGATGATATTTTAAGTTTATCAAAAGAAATAGATGATGAAAAAGTTTTATTAACTGCAATGCATAATCGTTTGCAAAGATGGCAAAAGATGTTTAGAAAAACTGGTAAAAAACTACTTACAGAACAAGAACAACAAGGATTAATGGGGGAACTTTTTTTTCTAAAAGAGTATTTGTTTAATCATTATTCTTCTCCTTTAGCATTATCTTTTTGGAGAGGACCTATAGGTGATAAACAAGATTTTGGAATAGGGAATACTAGTATAGAAGTAAAAACGAAGTTAGGTACAACTTCTTCAGAAGTACATATAAGTTCAATTGAACAACTAAATTTTCAAACAAAATCTGCATACTTATTTGTTTTAACTTTAAATAAGTCAGAAGAAAACTCATATAGTTTATCTTCATTAATTAATAGTATTAAAGAATTAATTGAGGATTATGAATCTATTGAATTATTTGAGTCTCTTTTATTGGAAATGGGTTATATAGAATTACCTGAGTACAATGAAAGATTTTATGCTTTTATTAAAAATATGTTTTATGAAGTTGATGACAATTTTCCAAGATTAACTTTTTCAAATACTCCTAGTGGAATTTCTAGTATCAAATATACAATTGATCTAAATACATGCAGTAAAAATATTCTAGAAGAGGAAAAAGTAAAAGAAAGGATTTTTAATGTCTAG
- a CDS encoding Z1 domain-containing protein, which yields MDIKEKLINNVIHDLSQTPDNKTPEFIRKLIVHFAANPLNPIELLENEIEDIAKHIEYMFGLTMEEGTLLESKEEFTPWLPEKKASEDFEPYFWNRYKKYLFQQQFPDQIISRIDDVTDKILGRLENPSKKGYWNRKGMVVGHVQSGKTANFIGVVNKASDVGYKLIIILAGMIEDLRSQTQIRVDEGYIGQDSSKKDNVDRSETLIGVGNIDPNRIPMTLTDKFNDFKTTTNFQPNEYNNATIIVVKKNTSVLRKLKEWLKRNNTNLNGTISDLPLLMIDDEADHASVNTNNPDKDPTAINQRIREILSLFNRKCYLAYTATPFANIFIDPDNDDDMLNDDLFPRDFIYSLEPPNNYVGAEKIFNSTEEINIIREVNDIEDILPVRHKKDADFVALPDSLFEAINSHIISKAIRIIRGQNKKHHSMLVHVSRFKDVQKQVYGLIAQYKQNMLNNIRSYYKLSFEDAIKNGYIVNLYNTWEKEYRNIHSNWGEIQDLLLEACGPMQTMLINGDSDDNLDYAIYKENGLNVIAVGGDRLSRGLTLEGLATSYFYRNTSMYDTLMQMGRWFGYRDGYHDLCRIYLTPMTEAYFSHIAEATEELRDELKEMFAKGLTPKDFGIKVRTHPGSLLITAKNKMRTATIVRRKVNFKGKLLESDKLDLKPDNRKFNFNLLNNFVSNLLKLKNINKNKQNNYVFENIPIEYIIDFVFDFRNYKNSHMTETQPLVAYLKNAQAAFENWDVVIVSNEKEKTTTTLSGLDIHIQRRTVEKKEPHYKENDFIEITKRRRVGNIYAEMAGMSEDELSNAIDEHIKTNNMKKKDFKIASLNGRFLRKNRSKPLLMLHLINSYTDIKDDNTLVEKDLFAYGISFPLKGPDIEEVEFAVNTTYIKNQYTGYEDDEE from the coding sequence ATGGATATAAAAGAAAAACTTATAAATAATGTAATACATGACCTATCCCAAACACCAGACAATAAAACACCTGAATTTATTCGTAAATTAATTGTGCATTTTGCAGCTAATCCTTTAAATCCAATTGAATTACTAGAAAATGAGATTGAAGATATAGCAAAACATATTGAATATATGTTTGGGTTAACAATGGAAGAAGGAACTTTACTAGAATCTAAAGAAGAATTTACTCCTTGGCTTCCAGAAAAAAAAGCTTCAGAAGATTTTGAGCCATATTTTTGGAATAGATATAAAAAGTATCTATTTCAACAACAATTTCCTGACCAAATAATCTCTAGGATAGATGATGTAACAGATAAAATATTAGGTCGCTTAGAAAATCCATCAAAAAAAGGATATTGGAACAGAAAGGGAATGGTTGTAGGACATGTACAATCAGGTAAAACTGCCAACTTTATTGGAGTAGTAAATAAAGCTTCAGATGTAGGATATAAACTAATTATAATACTTGCAGGAATGATAGAAGATTTAAGATCTCAAACTCAAATTAGAGTAGATGAAGGCTACATTGGACAAGATAGTAGTAAAAAAGATAATGTTGATAGATCAGAAACATTAATTGGAGTTGGGAATATTGATCCAAATCGAATACCTATGACATTAACAGACAAGTTCAATGATTTTAAAACAACAACTAACTTTCAACCAAATGAATACAATAATGCAACTATAATAGTTGTGAAAAAGAATACTTCAGTATTAAGAAAATTAAAAGAGTGGCTTAAAAGAAATAATACAAATTTAAACGGAACTATTTCAGATTTACCTTTACTTATGATTGATGATGAAGCAGATCACGCATCGGTTAATACAAATAATCCAGATAAAGATCCTACTGCAATAAATCAGAGAATTAGGGAAATATTATCTTTATTTAATAGAAAATGTTATTTAGCTTACACTGCAACTCCATTTGCAAATATTTTTATTGATCCAGATAATGATGATGATATGTTAAATGATGATTTGTTTCCAAGAGATTTTATATATAGTTTAGAGCCACCAAATAACTATGTTGGTGCAGAAAAAATATTTAATAGTACAGAAGAAATCAATATTATTAGAGAGGTAAATGATATTGAAGATATCCTACCTGTAAGACACAAAAAAGATGCTGACTTTGTAGCCTTACCTGATAGTTTATTTGAAGCCATAAATTCACATATAATTTCTAAAGCTATTAGAATAATTCGAGGTCAGAATAAAAAACATCATTCAATGTTAGTTCATGTTTCGAGATTTAAAGATGTCCAAAAACAAGTTTATGGATTAATTGCACAGTATAAACAAAATATGTTAAACAATATTAGGTCATATTATAAGTTATCATTTGAAGATGCTATAAAAAATGGTTATATTGTTAACCTTTATAATACTTGGGAAAAAGAATATAGAAATATTCATTCAAATTGGGGAGAGATTCAAGACTTACTTTTAGAAGCTTGTGGTCCAATGCAGACTATGTTGATTAATGGTGATTCTGACGATAATTTGGATTATGCTATTTATAAAGAAAATGGCTTAAATGTTATAGCTGTTGGTGGAGATAGACTATCAAGAGGTTTAACACTTGAGGGTTTAGCAACAAGTTATTTTTATAGAAATACATCAATGTATGATACTTTAATGCAAATGGGTAGATGGTTTGGTTACAGAGATGGGTATCATGATTTATGTAGAATTTACTTAACTCCTATGACTGAAGCATATTTTAGTCATATTGCAGAGGCAACAGAAGAATTAAGAGATGAATTAAAAGAAATGTTTGCAAAAGGTTTAACACCTAAAGACTTTGGAATTAAAGTTAGAACTCATCCTGGGTCACTTTTAATTACTGCAAAAAATAAAATGAGGACAGCTACAATAGTTAGAAGAAAGGTTAATTTTAAAGGAAAGTTATTAGAGTCAGATAAACTTGATTTAAAACCTGATAATAGGAAATTTAATTTCAACTTACTTAATAATTTTGTTTCAAATTTATTAAAACTAAAAAATATAAATAAGAACAAACAAAATAACTATGTCTTTGAAAATATACCAATTGAATATATTATAGATTTTGTTTTTGATTTTAGAAACTATAAGAATTCTCATATGACAGAAACACAACCTTTAGTAGCATATTTAAAAAATGCACAAGCCGCTTTTGAAAACTGGGATGTAGTTATAGTTAGTAATGAAAAAGAAAAAACCACTACAACTTTATCTGGATTAGATATACATATTCAAAGAAGAACGGTTGAAAAAAAAGAGCCTCATTATAAAGAAAATGATTTTATTGAAATTACCAAAAGAAGAAGAGTAGGTAATATATATGCTGAAATGGCAGGAATGAGTGAGGATGAATTATCAAATGCAATTGATGAACATATTAAAACAAATAATATGAAAAAAAAAGATTTTAAAATAGCATCTTTAAATGGTAGATTCTTAAGAAAAAATAGAAGTAAGCCATTGTTAATGCTACATCTTATTAATTCTTATACTGATATAAAAGATGATAATACACTTGTAGAGAAAGATTTATTTGCATATGGAATTAGCTTCCCATTAAAAGGTCCTGATATAGAAGAAGTTGAGTTTGCTGTAAATACTACATATATTAAAAACCAATACACTGGATACGAAGATGATGAAGAATAA
- a CDS encoding ATP-binding protein, with amino-acid sequence MFEENIPSAKNLICALRDIGYSLETAVADIIDNSISAKATEINIYIKFDFQNSYIAIIDNGIGMNEEELKDAMKLGSLNPLQTRQKNDLGRFGLGLKTASFSQASKLTVASSQNLNTYARCWDLEHIIKTEKWEIENLNNKLQDIIKINKLLSCGTLVVWEKLDKLIEKNTKRKAEDIFQEKIAILRDHLSLVFHRYLTGEPGIKKIVIKLNNDNLIPFNPFEGAGKPFPEEEFNNIKMQAYLLPHHSKISYEQYKKLEGKDGYLNSQGFYIYRNSRLLVYGTWFRLIKKTDITKLARVKIDLPNSEDFSWSIDVKKSQAVPPDNIKNELKRTIDKITSQSTRVYTKRGAKISKKDNVSFWNEYHNHNKKSYKINLEHPMISELLSNLDLKDKNSVKEIFSYIEDNLPIDTIYSDMTIQPENIRQQNIEKEKLLKYAEDYWKIQKEMGNEDDIIKKKFLNTEPFSHFIEFSENFVNYKLES; translated from the coding sequence TTGTTTGAAGAAAATATTCCCTCAGCTAAAAATTTAATTTGTGCGTTAAGAGACATCGGTTATTCTTTAGAAACTGCAGTAGCCGATATAATTGATAACAGTATTTCTGCTAAAGCAACAGAAATCAATATCTATATTAAATTTGATTTTCAGAATAGTTATATAGCTATCATAGATAATGGTATTGGAATGAATGAAGAAGAGTTAAAAGATGCAATGAAATTAGGTTCTCTTAATCCACTCCAAACAAGACAAAAAAATGACTTAGGAAGATTTGGTTTAGGTCTAAAAACAGCATCTTTTTCTCAAGCAAGTAAATTAACAGTTGCCTCTTCACAAAACTTAAATACATATGCAAGATGTTGGGATTTAGAACACATAATAAAAACTGAAAAATGGGAAATTGAAAATTTAAATAATAAACTCCAAGATATAATAAAAATTAATAAATTACTAAGTTGTGGAACTTTAGTAGTTTGGGAAAAGCTAGATAAACTTATTGAAAAAAATACAAAAAGAAAAGCTGAAGATATTTTTCAAGAAAAGATTGCGATATTAAGAGATCATTTATCTTTGGTTTTTCACAGATACTTAACTGGAGAACCGGGAATAAAGAAAATTGTCATTAAACTTAATAACGACAACCTAATCCCATTCAATCCTTTTGAGGGAGCGGGGAAACCATTTCCAGAAGAAGAATTTAATAATATTAAAATGCAAGCTTATTTATTACCACATCATAGTAAAATTTCATATGAACAATACAAAAAGTTAGAAGGTAAAGATGGTTATTTAAATTCACAAGGATTTTATATATATAGAAATTCAAGATTATTGGTATATGGAACATGGTTTAGATTAATAAAAAAAACAGATATAACAAAACTTGCAAGAGTAAAAATAGATCTTCCTAATTCAGAGGATTTTTCTTGGTCAATTGATGTTAAAAAATCTCAAGCTGTTCCTCCCGATAATATTAAAAATGAATTAAAAAGAACTATTGATAAGATAACTTCACAATCGACTAGAGTATATACAAAAAGAGGTGCTAAAATCTCAAAAAAAGATAATGTATCATTTTGGAATGAATATCATAACCATAATAAGAAAAGTTATAAAATTAATTTGGAACACCCAATGATTAGTGAATTACTAAGTAATCTAGATCTAAAAGATAAAAATTCTGTAAAAGAAATTTTTAGTTATATTGAAGATAACTTACCGATTGACACAATTTATTCTGATATGACAATTCAACCTGAAAATATTAGACAACAAAATATAGAAAAAGAAAAACTCTTAAAATATGCCGAAGACTATTGGAAAATACAAAAAGAAATGGGGAATGAAGATGATATCATCAAAAAAAAGTTTCTTAATACAGAACCATTTAGTCATTTCATTGAGTTTAGTGAGAATTTTGTAAACTATAAACTAGAAAGTTGA